In one Pseudomonas fitomaticsae genomic region, the following are encoded:
- a CDS encoding fructose-bisphosphate aldolase: protein MTSKSTLCNYVPMSHPATDHPVLFIDADATLSDLHACVSERLNAVLKYLDLMACIRLQDHAEHDINTVTTLARIMVQDVKDVFGIIERRRD from the coding sequence ATGACAAGTAAGTCAACGCTGTGCAACTACGTCCCAATGTCCCACCCCGCCACCGACCACCCTGTCCTGTTCATCGACGCCGATGCCACACTGAGCGATCTTCACGCCTGCGTCAGCGAACGCCTCAACGCAGTCCTCAAATACCTTGACCTCATGGCCTGCATTCGACTTCAAGACCATGCCGAGCACGACATCAACACCGTCACCACCCTCGCAAGAATCATGGTGCAAGACGTGAAGGATGTTTTTGGGATTATTGAGCGACGGCGGGATTGA
- a CDS encoding glutamine synthetase family protein, whose product MSVPLRAVQLNEANAFLKKHPEVLYVDLLIADMNGVVRGKRIERTSLHKVYEKGINLPASLFALDINGSTVESTGLGLDIGDSDRICYPIPGTLSIEPWQKRPTAQLLMTMHELEGEPFFADPREVLANVVRKFDELGLTICAAFELEFYLIDQDNVNGRPQSPRSPVSGKRPVSTQVYLIDDLDEYVDCLQDILEGAKEQGIPADAIVKESAPAQFEVNLHHVSDPIKACDYAVLLKRLVKNIAYDHEMDTTFMAKPYPGQAGNGLHVHISILDKEGNNIFASEDPEQNAALRHAIGGVLETLPAQMAFLCPNVNSYRRFGAQFYVPNSPSWGIDNRTVAVRVPTGSPDAVRIEHRVAGADANPYLLMASVLAGIHHGLTNEIEPGAPVEGNSYEQNEQSLPNNLRDALRELDDSEVMARYIDPMYIDVFVACKESELAEFENSISDLEYNWYLHTV is encoded by the coding sequence ATGTCGGTCCCTCTGCGTGCCGTTCAACTCAACGAAGCAAACGCATTCCTTAAGAAACATCCTGAGGTTTTGTACGTCGACCTTCTGATTGCAGACATGAACGGTGTGGTGCGCGGCAAGCGCATCGAGCGCACCAGTCTTCATAAGGTTTACGAGAAAGGCATCAATCTGCCGGCCTCGCTTTTCGCCCTCGACATCAATGGCTCCACGGTGGAAAGCACCGGTCTGGGCCTGGACATCGGCGACTCCGACCGTATCTGCTACCCGATCCCAGGCACCCTGAGCATCGAGCCCTGGCAGAAGCGCCCGACCGCACAACTGCTGATGACCATGCACGAACTGGAAGGCGAGCCGTTCTTCGCCGACCCGCGTGAAGTGCTGGCCAACGTGGTGCGCAAGTTCGACGAACTGGGCCTGACCATCTGCGCCGCGTTCGAACTCGAGTTCTACCTGATCGACCAGGACAACGTGAACGGCCGTCCGCAATCGCCGCGTTCGCCGGTTTCGGGCAAACGTCCGGTGTCGACCCAGGTTTACCTGATCGACGACCTCGACGAATACGTCGACTGCCTGCAAGACATCCTCGAAGGCGCGAAAGAGCAGGGCATTCCTGCCGACGCCATCGTCAAGGAAAGCGCCCCGGCGCAATTCGAAGTCAACCTGCACCACGTGTCCGACCCGATCAAGGCGTGCGACTACGCCGTCCTGCTCAAGCGTCTGGTGAAGAACATCGCCTACGACCACGAGATGGACACCACCTTCATGGCCAAGCCGTATCCGGGCCAGGCGGGCAACGGTCTGCACGTGCACATTTCGATTCTGGATAAAGAAGGCAACAACATCTTCGCCAGCGAGGATCCCGAGCAGAACGCCGCGCTACGCCACGCGATCGGCGGTGTGCTGGAGACCCTGCCTGCGCAAATGGCTTTCCTGTGCCCGAACGTCAACTCGTACCGCCGCTTCGGCGCACAGTTCTACGTGCCGAACTCGCCGAGCTGGGGCATCGACAACCGTACCGTGGCCGTCCGCGTGCCGACCGGTTCGCCTGACGCCGTGCGCATTGAACACCGTGTCGCCGGTGCCGACGCCAACCCGTACCTGCTGATGGCTTCCGTGCTGGCCGGTATCCACCACGGCCTGACCAACGAAATCGAGCCGGGCGCCCCGGTCGAAGGCAACAGCTACGAGCAGAACGAACAGAGCCTGCCGAACAACCTGCGCGACGCCCTGCGTGAGCTGGACGACAGCGAAGTCATGGCCCGCTACATCGACCCGATGTACATCGACGTATTCGTCGCGTGCAAGGAAAGCGAGCTGGCCGAGTTCGAAAACTCGATCTCTGACCTTGAGTACAACTGGTATCTGCATACCGTGTGA
- a CDS encoding cupin domain-containing protein has protein sequence MDTGSRLKLVRESYKLSQRELARRSGVTNATISLIEQNRVSPSVSSLKKLLEGIPMSLADFFTFDQPPREHQYVFRANEQPDLGRHGLRLLLIGASVPSRQMRLLREQYAPGASSGEEPIVHAEGEECGLVTRGTVELTVDGQVSVLSAGDGYYFPTTLPHKFRNIGADEAEIISANTPANF, from the coding sequence ATGGATACGGGTTCTCGACTCAAACTAGTACGCGAAAGCTACAAACTCTCCCAGCGCGAGCTGGCCCGGCGTAGCGGCGTGACCAATGCCACCATCTCCCTGATCGAACAGAATCGCGTCAGTCCTTCCGTCAGCTCATTGAAAAAGCTGCTCGAAGGCATCCCGATGTCCCTGGCCGACTTCTTCACCTTCGACCAGCCCCCCCGCGAACACCAATACGTCTTCCGCGCCAACGAACAACCCGACCTCGGCCGCCACGGCCTGCGCCTGCTGCTGATCGGCGCCTCGGTCCCCAGCCGCCAGATGCGCTTGCTGCGCGAGCAATACGCGCCGGGCGCGAGTTCCGGGGAAGAGCCGATTGTTCACGCGGAAGGCGAGGAGTGCGGGTTGGTGACGCGCGGTACGGTCGAGTTGACGGTGGACGGGCAGGTGAGCGTGTTGAGTGCGGGGGATGGGTATTACTTTCCGACGACGCTGCCGCACAAGTTCCGGAATATCGGGGCGGATGAGGCGGAGATTATTAGTGCGAATACGCCGGCGAATTTTTGA
- a CDS encoding YMGG-like glycine zipper-containing protein produces the protein MFRHSLFIAACLCATQASAESVVPLKGQTSQQTQIDINDCHSIASTSTTSTPQAGGRLKGAAVGAAAGATAAEVRGRQHDEFYEAVDDDRKQDYRQNRAKETAAAGAVVGGARQRQDRREQRRTDASASSSAYTGCLQGRGYQVTP, from the coding sequence ATGTTCCGCCATTCACTGTTCATCGCAGCGTGCCTGTGCGCCACACAGGCCAGCGCTGAATCGGTCGTCCCGCTCAAGGGCCAGACTTCCCAGCAAACCCAGATCGACATCAACGACTGCCACTCCATCGCGTCCACCTCAACCACCTCGACACCCCAGGCCGGCGGTCGGTTGAAGGGCGCTGCTGTGGGTGCCGCTGCCGGTGCCACCGCCGCTGAAGTGCGCGGCCGTCAGCACGACGAGTTTTACGAAGCTGTGGACGATGACCGCAAGCAGGATTACCGCCAGAACCGAGCCAAAGAGACGGCTGCCGCCGGTGCGGTGGTTGGCGGTGCGCGGCAGCGGCAGGATCGGCGCGAGCAGCGGCGGACCGATGCTTCGGCCAGTTCAAGCGCCTACACCGGTTGTCTGCAAGGGCGGGGTTATCAGGTCACGCCCTGA
- a CDS encoding AbrB family transcriptional regulator, with product MKSILCLLIAAGFGALLQFEGVPHGLLLGSILVTALVVTKFKFAPATPYGLGYIQVTLGIATGLMFEAWDSATVSTMLPSLGVLLLCLAVQVALAAWWLSRGAGWNRTDALLAVYPGALAAVFDLLESHQASSKVIIVHLMRLLLITVLVSLLIPGTAPVDVAEVEPLSTGMALTVLSVIGLSVVVGRLLLAVGVPAPFMLTAIIITAVFVKSGWLKGFHMPDWSLNLAALILGVRIGSRFQGLGLAELGRHGRTALVSVGLMILVAAVFALAAARLLGSDALSLWLAYMPGAIETIAIVAFAGGLNVVFILTHHLARMVVLHFAPALLVQVRRVREDA from the coding sequence ATGAAATCCATTCTGTGTTTGTTGATTGCTGCCGGCTTCGGCGCGCTGTTGCAGTTCGAAGGCGTGCCCCACGGTTTGCTCTTGGGCTCGATTCTTGTGACGGCACTGGTCGTCACCAAATTCAAATTCGCGCCAGCGACGCCCTATGGCCTGGGCTACATCCAGGTCACGCTGGGCATTGCCACCGGGCTGATGTTCGAAGCGTGGGACAGCGCGACCGTTTCGACGATGTTGCCGAGCCTTGGCGTGTTGCTGCTGTGCCTGGCAGTGCAAGTCGCGCTGGCCGCGTGGTGGCTGTCGCGCGGGGCGGGGTGGAATCGCACGGATGCCTTGCTGGCGGTGTATCCGGGCGCGCTGGCGGCGGTGTTCGATTTGCTGGAATCGCATCAGGCGTCGAGCAAGGTGATCATCGTGCACTTGATGCGGCTGCTGCTGATCACGGTGCTGGTGAGTTTGCTGATTCCCGGAACGGCACCGGTTGACGTGGCCGAGGTCGAGCCGCTGTCGACGGGCATGGCATTGACCGTGCTGTCGGTGATCGGCTTGAGCGTGGTGGTCGGGCGTTTGCTGCTGGCCGTTGGCGTGCCGGCGCCGTTCATGTTGACGGCAATCATCATCACCGCCGTGTTTGTGAAATCAGGGTGGCTGAAGGGCTTTCACATGCCGGACTGGAGTCTGAATCTGGCGGCGCTGATTCTCGGAGTACGGATCGGCTCGCGATTCCAGGGATTGGGCCTCGCGGAACTTGGACGTCATGGTCGCACGGCATTGGTGTCGGTCGGTTTGATGATTCTGGTCGCGGCGGTTTTTGCATTGGCAGCTGCGCGATTGCTGGGCAGCGATGCGTTGTCGCTGTGGCTTGCCTACATGCCGGGGGCGATTGAAACCATCGCAATCGTGGCGTTCGCCGGCGGGCTGAATGTGGTGTTTATCCTCACTCACCATCTGGCGCGGATGGTGGTGTTGCACTTCGCGCCGGCGTTGCTGGTGCAGGTGCGGCGGGTGCGGGAGGACGCTTGA
- a CDS encoding aldehyde dehydrogenase, with protein sequence MTTTRNDWEQRFQSLTLESRAFINGEYRPAISGDTFECLSPVDGRFLASVASTDEADANLAVEVARQSFNSGVWANKAPAERKRILIRFADLILQHQEELALLETLDMGKPISDSMSIDIPATANAIRWSAEAIDKIYDEVAATPHDQLGLVTREPSGVVAAIVPWNFPLIMASWKFAPALAAGNSFILKPSEKSPLTAIRIAQLALDAGIPKGVFNVLPGFGHTVGKALALHMDVDVLAFTGSTAIAKQLMIYAGQSNMKRVWLEAGGKSPNVVFADAPDLRAAAQAAAGAIAFNQGEVCTAGSRLLVERSIREQFIPLLVEALQAWKPGHALDPATTVGAVVDQRQLDNVLRYISIGREQGAELIAGGQRTLEETGGTYIEPTIFDGVTNAMTIAKEEIFGPVLSLITFDTVEEALHIANDSIFGLAAGVWTSNLSKAHTFARGLRAGSVWVNQYDGGDMTAPFGGFKQSGNGRDKSLHAFDKYTELKATWIKL encoded by the coding sequence ATGACAACGACCCGCAACGACTGGGAACAACGCTTCCAGTCCCTGACCCTCGAATCCCGCGCCTTCATCAACGGCGAATACCGCCCGGCCATCAGCGGCGACACCTTCGAATGCCTGAGCCCCGTCGACGGCCGTTTCCTGGCCTCCGTCGCCAGCACCGATGAAGCCGACGCCAACCTCGCCGTCGAAGTCGCGCGCCAATCCTTCAATTCCGGCGTGTGGGCCAACAAGGCCCCGGCCGAGCGCAAGCGCATCCTGATCCGCTTCGCCGACCTGATCCTGCAACACCAGGAAGAACTGGCGCTGCTCGAAACCCTCGACATGGGCAAACCGATCAGCGACTCGATGAGCATCGACATCCCGGCGACCGCCAACGCGATCCGCTGGAGCGCTGAAGCGATCGACAAGATCTACGACGAAGTCGCCGCCACCCCGCACGACCAGCTCGGTCTGGTAACCCGCGAGCCGTCCGGCGTTGTTGCTGCGATCGTGCCGTGGAACTTCCCTCTGATCATGGCCAGCTGGAAATTCGCCCCGGCGCTGGCGGCAGGCAACTCGTTCATCCTCAAACCTTCGGAAAAATCCCCGCTGACCGCGATCCGCATCGCCCAACTGGCGCTGGATGCGGGCATTCCGAAAGGCGTGTTCAACGTCCTGCCAGGCTTCGGCCACACCGTCGGCAAGGCGCTGGCGCTGCACATGGACGTCGACGTGCTGGCCTTCACCGGCTCCACCGCGATTGCCAAGCAACTGATGATTTATGCAGGCCAAAGCAACATGAAACGCGTCTGGCTCGAAGCAGGGGGCAAGAGCCCGAACGTGGTGTTTGCCGACGCACCGGACTTGCGCGCGGCAGCACAAGCGGCGGCCGGCGCCATTGCGTTCAACCAGGGCGAAGTCTGCACCGCCGGCTCGCGCCTGCTGGTGGAGCGTTCGATCCGCGAGCAATTCATCCCGCTGCTGGTGGAAGCGCTGCAAGCGTGGAAGCCGGGGCACGCCCTGGATCCGGCGACCACCGTCGGCGCCGTGGTCGATCAGCGTCAACTGGACAACGTGCTGCGCTACATCAGCATCGGCCGCGAGCAGGGCGCCGAGCTGATCGCCGGCGGTCAGCGCACCCTCGAAGAAACCGGCGGCACCTACATCGAGCCGACGATTTTCGACGGCGTGACCAACGCGATGACCATCGCCAAGGAAGAAATCTTCGGCCCGGTGCTGTCGCTGATCACCTTTGACACCGTTGAGGAAGCGCTGCACATCGCCAACGACAGCATCTTCGGCCTCGCCGCCGGCGTCTGGACCAGCAACCTGAGCAAGGCCCACACCTTCGCCCGTGGCCTGCGCGCCGGCAGCGTGTGGGTCAACCAGTACGACGGCGGCGACATGACCGCGCCGTTCGGTGGCTTCAAGCAGTCGGGCAACGGTCGCGACAAATCGCTGCACGCGTTCGACAAGTACACCGAGCTGAAAGCGACCTGGATCAAGCTCTGA
- a CDS encoding gamma-glutamyl-gamma-aminobutyrate hydrolase family protein, with amino-acid sequence MAFKPLIGVTACVKQIGLHPYHISGDKYVRAVSVAALGLPVVIPSLGKLTEIEDLLGQLDGLLLTGSPSNVEPFHYQGPDSAPGTDHDPARDATTLPLLRAAIAADVPVLGICRGFQEMNVAFGGSLHQKVHELPGMLDHREADSPDVAVQYAPAHAVSVLPGGVFEALELPGEFQVNSIHSQGIDRLAPGLRAEAVAPDGLIEAVSVEHSPTFALGVQWHPEWQVLDNPNYLRIFQAFGEACRQRAARRNQR; translated from the coding sequence ATGGCATTCAAGCCATTGATCGGCGTTACTGCGTGCGTCAAACAGATTGGCCTGCACCCCTATCACATCAGCGGCGACAAGTACGTTCGCGCTGTCAGCGTTGCGGCGCTGGGGTTGCCCGTCGTCATTCCTTCCCTTGGCAAACTGACTGAAATCGAAGACCTGCTGGGTCAGCTCGACGGTCTGTTGCTGACCGGCTCGCCGTCCAACGTGGAACCCTTCCACTATCAGGGCCCGGACAGCGCTCCCGGCACGGATCACGATCCGGCGCGGGATGCCACTACCCTTCCTCTATTGCGTGCAGCCATCGCGGCGGACGTTCCGGTACTCGGCATCTGCCGGGGTTTCCAGGAAATGAACGTGGCGTTCGGCGGCAGCCTGCACCAGAAGGTGCATGAGCTGCCGGGCATGCTCGATCACCGCGAAGCCGACAGCCCGGATGTCGCCGTGCAATACGCCCCGGCCCATGCCGTGTCGGTACTGCCCGGTGGAGTGTTCGAAGCGCTGGAGCTGCCGGGTGAATTCCAGGTCAACTCGATTCACAGTCAGGGCATCGACCGCCTCGCTCCCGGCCTGCGCGCCGAAGCTGTGGCGCCGGATGGCCTGATCGAAGCGGTCTCGGTGGAGCACAGCCCGACCTTTGCCCTCGGCGTGCAATGGCACCCCGAATGGCAAGTGCTGGACAACCCGAACTACCTGCGGATTTTCCAGGCGTTCGGCGAGGCCTGCCGCCAGCGTGCGGCGCGACGCAACCAGCGCTGA
- a CDS encoding DUF2955 domain-containing protein, producing the protein MPTERPIERSVPAQRALRLACGTALCTAASYGLALPLSFLSPVLAVLLLASMPRPLPVKMALVLTLVAAFTTSLGLLLVPLLRYYPVCGVLLISVGLFLVFTYGLRGGNVLIMTFLVIGMTMISAAGFASFELAMAVIGALVKGLLLAVVIVGLSHLLFPEPANSPAPPPAPALPAEDVPRVAIRATLIVLPTFLLVLIDPASYLPIILKAVSLGQQSTTTRTHHAGRELLGSTLLGGLLAVLFWCALSLFVHLWMFFLWMLLFALFVARKLYRLHPTQLTPGFWLNTLITMIILLGQSVEDSAAGKDVYTAFAVRMGLFILVTLYSGVMMHLLVAHRENRQGVT; encoded by the coding sequence ATGCCTACTGAGCGGCCTATTGAGCGCAGCGTCCCGGCGCAACGGGCCTTGCGCCTGGCCTGCGGCACGGCGTTGTGCACCGCCGCGAGTTACGGCCTCGCCTTGCCGCTGTCGTTTCTGTCGCCGGTGCTCGCGGTGTTGCTGTTGGCCAGCATGCCTCGACCGTTGCCAGTCAAAATGGCGCTGGTGCTGACATTGGTCGCCGCGTTTACCACCAGTCTCGGCCTATTGCTGGTGCCGCTGCTGCGCTATTACCCGGTGTGCGGCGTACTGCTGATCAGTGTCGGTCTGTTTCTGGTGTTCACCTACGGCTTGCGCGGCGGCAACGTGCTGATCATGACGTTTCTGGTGATCGGCATGACCATGATTTCCGCCGCCGGTTTTGCCTCATTCGAGCTGGCGATGGCGGTGATCGGCGCGCTGGTCAAAGGCCTGTTGCTGGCCGTCGTCATCGTCGGCCTGAGCCACCTCCTGTTCCCGGAACCGGCCAACAGCCCCGCGCCACCACCCGCCCCCGCCCTGCCCGCCGAAGACGTGCCCCGCGTAGCGATACGCGCAACGCTGATCGTGCTGCCGACCTTCCTGCTGGTGCTGATCGACCCGGCGAGCTACCTGCCGATCATCCTCAAAGCCGTCAGCCTCGGCCAGCAAAGCACCACCACTCGCACCCACCATGCTGGGCGCGAACTACTCGGTTCAACCTTGCTCGGCGGGTTGCTGGCGGTGCTGTTCTGGTGCGCGTTGAGCCTGTTCGTGCACCTGTGGATGTTCTTTCTGTGGATGCTGCTGTTCGCGTTGTTTGTAGCGCGCAAACTCTATCGGTTGCACCCGACGCAACTGACGCCGGGGTTCTGGCTCAACACCCTGATCACCATGATCATCCTGCTTGGCCAGTCCGTTGAGGACAGCGCGGCGGGCAAAGACGTCTACACCGCCTTCGCGGTGCGCATGGGGTTGTTCATTCTGGTGACGCTCTACAGCGGCGTGATGATGCACCTGCTCGTCGCGCACCGGGAAAACCGTCAGGGCGTGACCTGA
- the potA gene encoding polyamine ABC transporter ATP-binding protein encodes MANASSTYRKALEGHQQPKKVLVKVDRVTKKFDETTAVDDVSLEIHQGEIFALLGGSGSGKSTLLRMLAGFERPTEGRILLDGVDITDMPPYERPINMMFQSYALFPHMTVAQNIAFGLKQDRLPASEIDARVEEMLRLVHMTQYAKRRPHQLSGGQRQRVALARSLAKRPKLLLLDEPMGALDKKLRSQMQLELVEIIERVGVTCVMVTHDQEEAMTMAERIAIMHLGWIAQIGSPVDIYEAPVSRMVCEFIGNVNAFDGTVVEDLEGHAIIHSPDLQQKIYVGHGVSTSVQDKSITYAIRPEKMLVSTIKPETRYNWSEGKVHDIAYLGGHSVFYVELPSGKIVQSFMANAERRGARPTWDDKVYVWWEDDSGVVLRS; translated from the coding sequence ATGGCAAACGCCTCCAGCACTTACAGGAAGGCTCTTGAAGGTCATCAGCAACCGAAAAAGGTTCTGGTGAAGGTCGATCGAGTCACCAAGAAGTTCGACGAAACCACCGCTGTGGACGACGTGTCCCTGGAGATCCATCAGGGCGAAATCTTCGCCCTGCTCGGCGGCTCCGGCTCGGGCAAATCGACCCTGCTGCGCATGCTCGCCGGTTTCGAACGGCCGACTGAAGGACGCATTCTGCTCGACGGTGTCGACATCACCGACATGCCGCCGTACGAGCGGCCGATCAACATGATGTTCCAGTCCTACGCCCTGTTCCCGCACATGACGGTTGCGCAGAACATCGCCTTCGGCCTCAAGCAGGACCGTTTGCCGGCCAGCGAAATCGACGCCCGCGTCGAAGAAATGCTGCGCCTCGTCCACATGACCCAATACGCCAAGCGCCGCCCGCATCAACTGTCCGGCGGCCAGCGTCAGCGCGTGGCCCTCGCCCGCTCGCTGGCCAAGCGTCCGAAGCTGTTGCTGCTCGACGAACCGATGGGCGCGCTGGATAAAAAGCTGCGCTCGCAGATGCAGCTGGAACTGGTGGAGATCATCGAACGCGTCGGCGTGACCTGCGTGATGGTGACCCACGACCAGGAAGAGGCCATGACCATGGCCGAGCGCATCGCGATCATGCACCTGGGCTGGATCGCCCAGATCGGCAGCCCGGTCGACATCTATGAAGCGCCGGTCAGCCGCATGGTCTGCGAATTCATCGGCAACGTGAACGCCTTCGACGGCACCGTGGTCGAGGACCTTGAAGGTCATGCGATCATTCACAGCCCGGACTTGCAGCAAAAGATCTACGTCGGTCATGGCGTCAGCACTTCGGTGCAGGACAAGTCGATCACCTACGCGATCCGCCCGGAAAAAATGCTCGTCAGCACGATCAAGCCGGAGACCCGCTACAACTGGTCCGAAGGCAAGGTGCATGACATCGCCTACCTCGGCGGCCACTCGGTGTTCTACGTCGAATTGCCGAGCGGCAAGATCGTCCAGTCGTTCATGGCCAACGCCGAACGCCGTGGCGCGCGTCCGACCTGGGACGACAAGGTCTACGTCTGGTGGGAAGACGACAGCGGCGTGGTACTGCGCTCATGA
- a CDS encoding HD domain-containing protein yields MTQTLERAIAIAATAHAGQVDKGGAPYILHPLKVMLRMSSLEERIVAVLHDVVEDCGISLEDLRKEGFSEAVLSAIESVTKVPGESYEDFVERAAQNPIGRVVKLADLEENSDLSRIASPSWEDLERIEKYRRAIGRLRA; encoded by the coding sequence ATGACTCAGACTCTGGAACGCGCCATCGCGATTGCCGCCACGGCCCACGCGGGGCAGGTGGACAAGGGAGGTGCGCCGTATATTTTGCATCCGCTGAAGGTCATGTTGCGCATGAGCAGCCTGGAAGAGCGCATCGTCGCGGTGCTGCACGATGTGGTCGAGGACTGCGGCATCAGCCTGGAGGATTTGCGCAAGGAAGGCTTCAGCGAAGCCGTTTTGTCCGCCATCGAATCGGTGACCAAAGTGCCCGGCGAATCCTACGAGGACTTCGTCGAGCGCGCGGCGCAGAACCCGATCGGGCGGGTGGTGAAACTGGCGGATCTGGAAGAAAACAGCGACCTGTCGCGGATTGCCTCGCCGAGCTGGGAGGATCTGGAGCGGATCGAAAAATATCGGCGGGCGATTGGACGGTTGCGCGCCTGA
- a CDS encoding NAD(P)/FAD-dependent oxidoreductase, with protein sequence MKQQHVNSYYAATRNEVIDFPVLEESVECDVCIIGAGYTGLSSALFLSEAGYKVTVLEAAKVGYGASGRNGGQLVNSYSRDVDVIEERYGDKTAEILGSMIFEGADIIRSRIKEYDIKCDYRPGGIFAAMNNKQLKGLAEQKRSWERYGNKNLKMLDAADIRREVGSDAYVGGLLDMQGGHIHPLNLALGEAAAIVRLGGKIYEQSAAVEIKYGEPNVVRTAKGQVRAKYLLIAGNAYLPQGLDNRVTAKSMPCGSQICVTEPLTEKQARSLITNNYCVEDCNYLLDYYRLTADNRLLYGGGVVYGAREPDDIETLIRPKILKTFPQLKDVKIDYRWTGNFLLTMSRMPQFGRIEKNAYYMQGYSGHGVTCSHLAGKLISEMIRGDAERFDAFASLPHMPMIGGRTFSAPLTALGAVYYSLRDRFGI encoded by the coding sequence ATGAAACAACAACACGTGAACAGCTACTACGCCGCCACCCGCAACGAAGTGATCGATTTTCCAGTCCTCGAAGAGTCGGTGGAGTGCGATGTCTGCATCATCGGCGCCGGCTACACCGGCCTGTCCTCGGCACTGTTCCTGAGCGAAGCCGGCTACAAGGTGACGGTGCTCGAAGCGGCAAAAGTCGGCTACGGCGCCAGCGGTCGCAACGGCGGTCAACTGGTCAACTCCTACAGCCGCGACGTCGACGTGATCGAAGAGCGCTACGGCGACAAGACCGCCGAAATCCTCGGCAGCATGATCTTCGAAGGCGCCGACATCATCCGTTCGCGCATCAAGGAATACGACATCAAGTGCGACTACCGCCCGGGCGGCATTTTCGCAGCGATGAACAACAAACAGCTCAAGGGCCTCGCCGAACAAAAACGTAGCTGGGAACGTTACGGCAATAAAAACCTGAAGATGCTCGACGCTGCGGACATCCGCCGCGAAGTCGGTTCCGATGCCTACGTCGGCGGCCTGCTGGACATGCAGGGCGGCCACATTCACCCGCTGAACCTGGCCCTCGGTGAAGCCGCGGCCATCGTGCGTCTGGGCGGCAAGATCTACGAGCAGTCCGCTGCGGTGGAAATCAAGTACGGCGAGCCCAACGTCGTGCGCACTGCCAAAGGCCAGGTCCGCGCCAAGTACCTGTTGATCGCCGGCAACGCCTACTTGCCGCAAGGCCTCGACAACCGCGTGACGGCCAAGAGCATGCCGTGCGGTTCGCAGATCTGCGTCACCGAACCGTTGACCGAGAAACAGGCCCGCAGCCTGATCACCAACAACTACTGCGTCGAGGACTGCAACTACCTGCTCGACTACTACCGCCTCACCGCCGACAACCGTCTGCTCTACGGCGGCGGCGTGGTCTACGGCGCCCGTGAACCGGACGACATCGAAACCCTGATCCGCCCGAAGATCCTCAAGACCTTCCCGCAGCTCAAGGACGTGAAAATCGACTACCGTTGGACCGGCAACTTCCTGCTGACCATGTCACGCATGCCGCAATTCGGCCGCATCGAGAAAAACGCCTACTACATGCAGGGCTACAGCGGCCACGGCGTCACGTGCTCGCACCTGGCCGGCAAACTGATCTCGGAAATGATCCGCGGCGACGCCGAACGCTTCGACGCTTTCGCCTCCCTGCCACACATGCCGATGATCGGCGGCCGCACCTTCTCCGCGCCACTGACTGCCCTTGGCGCCGTGTACTACTCGCTGCGCGACCGTTTCGGCATTTGA